In Phyllostomus discolor isolate MPI-MPIP mPhyDis1 chromosome 2, mPhyDis1.pri.v3, whole genome shotgun sequence, the following are encoded in one genomic region:
- the LOC114513388 gene encoding olfactory receptor 6C6-like has translation MNKSMEIEFILLGLTDDPVLQIMIFLFLFFNYILSLMGNLVIILLTMLNPHLKTPMYFFLRNFSFLEISFTTVCIPRFLISILTGDKTISYNGCMTQLFFFLVLGVTEFYLLAAMSYDRYVAICKPLHYSTIMNSKVCSQLVVSCWVTGFLIISPPLVLGLKLDFCDSKTIDHFLCDSSPILQISCTDIHVIELMAFVLAVVTLVITLLLVVLSYTYIIKTILKFPSVHQQTKAFSTCSSHMVVVSITYGSCIFMYVKPSAKERATLTKGVAVLNTSVAPLLNPFIYTLRNQQVKAALKDMLQRFCHFENNKTKLGCK, from the coding sequence atgaacaaatcAATGGAAATAGAGTTCATTTTGCTTGGACTGACAGATGATCCTGTGTTGCAAATTATGattttcctgtttctgtttttcaactACATCTTAAGCCTGATGGGGAACTTAGTTATCATCCTCCTCACCATGCTGAATCCCCATCTCAAGACTCCAATGTATTTCTTCCTCCGAAATTTCTCCTTCTTAGAGATTTCATTCACAACTGTCTGCATTCCAAGATTCTTAATAAGCATTCTGACTGGAGACAAAACAATTTCCTACAATGGTTGTATGACtcaattgttcttttttcttgtattagGAGTTACAGAGTTTTACCTTCTGGCTGCCATGTCCTATGACCGCTATGTCGCCATCTGCAAACCACTGCATTACTCCACCATCATGAACAGCAAAGTGTGCTCTCAGCTTGTGGTCAGCTGTTGGGTAACTGGATTCCTAATCATATCTCCCCCTTTGGTCTTGGGACTCAAGCTCGATTTCTGTGATTCCAAAACTATTGATCACTTCCTCTGTGACTCTTCTCCTATACTGCAGATCTCTTGTACAGATATACATGTTATAGAATTGATGGCCTTTGTCTTAGCTGTGGTGACACTTGTCATCACTTTGTTGTTAGTGGTCCTCTCCTACACGTACATTATCAAAACCATTCTAAAATTCCCTTCTGTTCACCAACAAACaaaggccttctccacctgttCCTCACACATGGTGGTTGTCTCTATTACTTATGGGAGTTGCATCTTTATGTACGTGAAACCTTCAGCAAAGGAAAGGGCGACTTTAACTAAAGGTGTAGCTGTGCTCAATACCTCTGTTGCCCCATTACTAAACCCCTTCATTTACACTCTAAGGAACCAGCAGGTGAAAGCAGCTCTCAAGGATATGCTTCAAAGGTTTTGCCATTTTGAAAACAATAAGACAAAATTAGGGTGTAAGTAA